A single window of Apodemus sylvaticus chromosome 4, mApoSyl1.1, whole genome shotgun sequence DNA harbors:
- the Npy2r gene encoding neuropeptide Y receptor type 2 isoform X1 produces MGPVGADAEENQTVEMKVEPYGLGHTTPRVIALDRHRCIVYHLESKISKRISFLIIGLAWGFSALLASPLAIFREYSLIEIIPDFEIVACTEKWPGEEKSVYGTVYSLSTLLILYVLPLGIISFSYTRIWSKLKNHVSPGAASDHYHQRRHKTTKMLVCVVVVFAVSWLPLHAFQLAVDIDSHVLDLKEYKLIFTVFHIIAMCSTFANPLLYGWMNSNYRKAFLSAFRCEQRLDAIHSEVSMTFKAKKNLEVKKNNGPTDSFSEATNV; encoded by the exons ATGGGCCCAGTAGGTGCAGACGCCGAGGAGAATCAAACTGTAGAAATGAAGGTGGAGCCCTATGGGCTGGGGCACACCACTCCTAGAG TCATTGCTCTGGACCGCCATCGTTGCATTGTCTACCACTTGGAGAGCAAGATCTCTAAGCGAATCAGCTTCCTGATTATTGGCCTGGCCTGGGGCTTCAGCGCTCTGCTGGCAAGTCCCCTGGCCATCTTCCGCGAGTACTCCCTGATTGAGATCATTCCTGACTTTGAGATTGTGGCCTGTACTGAGAAGTGGCCTGGGGAAGAAAAGAGTGTTTATGGCACAGTCTACAGCCTTTCCACACTGCTGATCCTCTATGTTTTGCCACTGGGTATCATATCTTTCTCCTACACCCGTATCTGGAGTAAACTGAAGAACCATGTCAGTCCTGGAGCTGCAAGTGACCATTACCATCAGCGAAGGCACAAAACAACCAAAATGCTGGTGTGCGTGGTAGTGGTGTTTGCAGTCAGCTGGCTGCCCCTCCATGCCTTCCAACTCGCTGTGGACATCGACAGCCATGTCCTGGATCTGAAGGAGTACAAACTCATCTTCACCGTGTTCCACATTATTGCCATGTGCTCCACCTTTGCCAACCCCCTTCTCTATGGTTGGATGAACAGCAACTACAGAAAAGCTTTCCTCTCAGCATTCCGCTGTGAGCAGAGATTGGATGCCATTCACTCGGAAGTGTCCATGACCTTCAAGGCTAAAAAGAACCTGGAAGTCAAGAAGAACAATGGCCCCACTGACTCTTTTTCAGAGGCTACCAATGTGTAA
- the Npy2r gene encoding neuropeptide Y receptor type 2 isoform X2: MGPVGADAEENQTVEMKVEPYGLGHTTPRGELPPDPEPELIDSTKLVEVQVVLIVAYCSIILLGVVGNSLVIHVVIKFKSMRTVTNFFIANLAVADLLVNTLCLPFTLTYTLMGEWKMGPVLCHLVPYAQGLAVQVSTITLTVIALDRHRCIVYHLESKISKRISFLIIGLAWGFSALLASPLAIFREYSLIEIIPDFEIVACTEKWPGEEKSVYGTVYSLSTLLILYVLPLGIISFSYTRIWSKLKNHVSPGAASDHYHQRRHKTTKMLVCVVVVFAVSWLPLHAFQLAVDIDSHVLDLKEYKLIFTVFHIIAMCSTFANPLLYGWMNSNYRKAFLSAFRCEQRLDAIHSEVSMTFKAKKNLEVKKNNGPTDSFSEATNV; the protein is encoded by the coding sequence ATGGGCCCAGTAGGTGCAGACGCCGAGGAGAATCAAACTGTAGAAATGAAGGTGGAGCCCTATGGGCTGGGGCACACCACTCCTAGAGGTGAGTTGCCCCCTGATCCGGAGCCAGAGCTCATAGACAGCACCAAACTGGTCGAGGTGCAGGTGGTCCTCATAGTGGCCTATTGCTCCATCATCTTGCTGGGGGTAGTTGGCAACTCCCTAGTAATCCATGTGGTGATCAAATTCAAGAGCATGCGCACAGTAACCAACTTTTTTATTGCCAACCTGGCTGTGGCAGATCTTTTGGTGAACACTCTGTGCCTGCCATTTACGCTTACCTATACCTTGATGGGGGAGTGGAAAATGGGTCCGGTCTTGTGCCATTTGGTACCCTATGCCCAGGGACTGGCAGTGCAAGTATCCACAATAACTTTGACAGTCATTGCTCTGGACCGCCATCGTTGCATTGTCTACCACTTGGAGAGCAAGATCTCTAAGCGAATCAGCTTCCTGATTATTGGCCTGGCCTGGGGCTTCAGCGCTCTGCTGGCAAGTCCCCTGGCCATCTTCCGCGAGTACTCCCTGATTGAGATCATTCCTGACTTTGAGATTGTGGCCTGTACTGAGAAGTGGCCTGGGGAAGAAAAGAGTGTTTATGGCACAGTCTACAGCCTTTCCACACTGCTGATCCTCTATGTTTTGCCACTGGGTATCATATCTTTCTCCTACACCCGTATCTGGAGTAAACTGAAGAACCATGTCAGTCCTGGAGCTGCAAGTGACCATTACCATCAGCGAAGGCACAAAACAACCAAAATGCTGGTGTGCGTGGTAGTGGTGTTTGCAGTCAGCTGGCTGCCCCTCCATGCCTTCCAACTCGCTGTGGACATCGACAGCCATGTCCTGGATCTGAAGGAGTACAAACTCATCTTCACCGTGTTCCACATTATTGCCATGTGCTCCACCTTTGCCAACCCCCTTCTCTATGGTTGGATGAACAGCAACTACAGAAAAGCTTTCCTCTCAGCATTCCGCTGTGAGCAGAGATTGGATGCCATTCACTCGGAAGTGTCCATGACCTTCAAGGCTAAAAAGAACCTGGAAGTCAAGAAGAACAATGGCCCCACTGACTCTTTTTCAGAGGCTACCAATGTGTAA